In Xanthomonas campestris pv. phormiicola, the DNA window CAGTCGGGCAATGCCTTCATCGTGCTCGGCGCGGCGTACTTCTGCTCGGCGCTGGTCAGCGCGCGCGGGGTGGCCCGGTTCGGGCTGCTGCCGACGTTGCTGCTGGGCTGCATGGTGCAGATGCTGGGCCTGCTCGCGCTGGCGTGGACCTTGCACACGGTGTGGCCGCATCCCGGCTGGCGCGCGCTGGCGCCGGCGACGGCGCTGATCGGCGCCGGACAGGCCTGGATCGTGGCCTGCTTCTACCGCATCGGCCTGTCGCAGGTACCGACCGAGCATGCGGGTGCGGGCAGCGCCATGCTCTCCACCGTCCTGCAGGCGGCGATGGGCCTGGGCCCGGCGGCGCTGGGCGCGGTCTACGCGCACGCGCGCGGCGGCGGCAGCCTGGCGGCGATGCAGGCGGCCCTGGGCAGTGAGTGGCTGGCGATGCTGCTGCTGGTGGCGTGCACCCTGGTCTACCGGCAGCGCCAGCGCCGCCCCGTGCAAGCCGCGGCGACCTGAACCCGGCCGCTCGCGGCACCGCCCCGGCTGCGGCGCAGGCAGGCCGGCAGCCGACGTGCCAGCGCGGGTGCCGCTATAATCGAGGACATTCATTTCGTCGCCTTCCGGCCCCGGCCGGCGGGCGTCCTGCGCCTTCCGGAGACCCCATGTCGCAATACATCTACACCATGAACGGCGTCAGCAAGACGGTGCCGCCGAAGCGCCAGATCATCAAGGACATCTCGCTGTCGTTCTTCCCGGGCGCCAAGATCGGCCTGCTCGGCCTCAACGGCGCCGGCAAGTCGACGGTGCTGAAGATCATGGCCGGCGTGGACACCGATTTCAGCGGCGAAGCGCGCCCGCAGCCGGGCATCAAGGTCGGCTACCTGGCGCAGGAGCCGGAGCTGGACCCGGCCAAGACCGTGCGCGAAGCGGTCGAGGAAGGCGTCGGCGAAGTGCTGCAGGCGCAGGCCGCGCTGGACAGGATCTACGAGGCCTATGCCGAGGAAGGCGCCGACTTCGACAAGCTCGCCGCCGAGCAGCAGCGCCTGGAGGCGATCCTCGCCGCCGGCGACGCGCACATGGTCGAGCAGCAATTGGAGATCGCCGCCGACGCGCTGCGCCTGCCGCCGTGGGACGCGGTGATCGGCCCGCTGTCCGGCGGCGAGAAGCGCCGCGTGGCGCTGTGCCGGCTGCTGCTGCAGAAGCCGGACATGCTGCTGCTCGACGAACCGACCAACCACCTGGACGCCGAGTCCGTGGAATGGCTGGAGCAGTTCCTGGCGCGCTACACCGGCACCGTGGTGGCGGTGACCCATGACCGCTACTTCCTCGACAACGCCGCCGAGTGGATCCTGGAACTGGACCGCGGCCGCGGCATCCCGTGGAAGGGCAACTACACCGACTGGCTGATGCAGAAGGAAGAGCGCCTGAAGCAGGAAGACAACCAGGAGAAGTCGCGGCAGAAGGCGATCCAGAAGGAACTGGAGTGGTCGCGGCAGAACGCCAAGGGCGGCCGCACCAAGGGCAAGGCGCGTCTGGCGCGCCTGGAAGAACTGCAGTCGGTCGATTACCAGCGCCGCAACGAGACCAACGAGATATTCATTCCGCCGGGCGAGCGCCTGGGCAACGCGGTGCTCGAGTTCAAGCACGTCACCAAGAAGTTCGGCGACCGCCTGCTGATCGACGACCTCAGCTTCCTGGTGCCGTCCGGCGCCATCGTCGGCATCATCGGCCCCAACGGCGCCGGCAAGTCGACGCTGTTCAAGATGATCATCGGCAAGGAGAAGCCGGACTCGGGCGAGATCGTGCTCGGGCCGACGGTGAAGCTGGCCTACGTGGACCAGAGCCGCGACAAGCTGGAAGGCAACCACAACGTGTTCCAGGAAGTCTCCGGCGGCCTGGACATCCTCAACATCAACGGCGTGGAGATCCAGTCGCGCGCCTACCTGGGCCGCTTCAACTTCAAGGGCCAGGACCAGCAGAAGCTGGTCGGCAGCCTGTCCGGCGGCGAACGCGGCCGCCTGCACATGGCCAAGACCCTGCTGCAGGGCGGCAACGTGCTGCTGCTCGACGAACCGTCCAACGATCTGGACATCGAGACGCTGCGCGCGCTGGAAGACGCGCTGCTGGAGTTCCCCGGCAACACCTTCGTGATCTCGCACGACCGCTGGTTCCTGGATCGCATCGCGACCCACATCCTGGCGTTCGAAGGCGACTCGCACGTGGAGTTCTTCCAGGGCAACTACCGCGAGTACGAGGCCGACAAGCGCCGCCGCATGGGCGACGACGCCGGTCCGAAGCGGCTGCGCTTCAAGGCGCTGAAGTAAGCGAGCGCGGAACGCGCAGATGCACCTTGCCACGGCCCGCGCACAGCGGGCCGTGTGCATTCGGGCGCTGCTGCGGCTCGGACTCTCTCAGGGCGCTAGACACCTGTGGGAGCGACTTCAGTCGCGACGGGCACTACCGGTAACGCCCGTCGCGACTGAAGTCGCTCCCACAAAGGGCATCGCCTGGCATTCGATCCGGCGCTACAGCTCGTAGGACAGCACGTCCTCGAAGCCGAACTTGCCGAAGTCGCGGATGCGCGACGGGTACAGCCGCCCGATCAGGTGGTCGTGCTCGTGCTGCACCACCCGCGCATGGAAGCCTTCGGCCTCGCACACCACCGCGTTGCCGTCCGGGTCCAGGCCGCGGTAGCGGATCTGCCGGTAGCGCGGGATCACCGCGCGCAGCCCGGGAATGGACAGGCAGCCTTCCCAGCCGTCCTCCAGTTCGTCGGACAGCGGCTCGATCTGCACGTTGGCCAGCGCGGTGCGCGGCACCGGCGGCGCATCGGGATAGCGCCCATTGCTGTCGAAGCCGAACACCATCAGTTGCAGGTCCACCGCGATCTGCGGCGCGGCCAGGCCGACGCCGCGCGCGGCGTCCATGGTCTCGAACATGTCGGCGACCAAAGCGCGCAGCTCCGCGCTGCCGAAATTGTCGACCGGCTGCGCGATGCGCAGCAGGCGCTGGTCGCCCATGCGGATGATGTCGCGGATCATGCCCTGCTCCTGTCGCCGAATGCCGCGCCGATTATCCGCCGACTGGCGCGCGCTTGCAGCCTGGCCATCTCGACCTGGCGGCGAGTGGCGCGGCTGCGGGTGCGGTGGGGGCTGAAGCCCATGCCTTTCAACTTGCGGCGACCGACGCGGCGCATCGCGCACCCGGCGCGACGCGCTTTTTCGTGGCGATGCTGTAGAACAACGACCTGGACTCCGCCGCGCGCAGGCAATGCACAACGATCGCCCTGGATCCTCTTTCTTCTCGCCGAGCCGGCGCGACCTGCTGCGGCTGGCCGTGCTGGCCCCGGCGGCGATCGGACTGGGCCTGCTGCCGGGCTGTTCGAATCCGCCACGTTTCGACGGCAGCTTCATCCAGCCGTGGCGCAGCCACCTGGACCTGGGCGCGCAGGACTGGCAACAGCACATGGCGCTGGCCCAGCGCCTGGGCTGCCGGCAGATCGTGGTGCAGTGGGCCGGGCTGTACGGCAGCGGCGGCGACGCGGACTGGACCCTGCCGGACAGCACGCTGCAGCTGATCTTCTCCACGGCGGCCGCCGCCGGCCTGCAGGTGCGCGTCGGCCTGCCCTACCACAGCGGTTGGTGGAAGGCGCTGCAGGCGCCGGAGCTGGCCACGCTGGATGCGTTCCTGGCGCTGACCCTGGAGCACGCGCGCGCCTATCTGCAGGCCGCGCCGTGGCGCAGGCAGGCCAACTTCGACGGCTGGTACCTGCCGTACGAACTGGAACAGTTCCACTGGGCGCAGGACGCGCGGCAGCAGCGCCTGTGCAGCTGGCTGGCAGCGCTGTGCGCTGCGGCCAGCGCCGGCACCGGGAAGGTCACCGCGATCTCCACGTATTTCAGCCGGCTGCAGACCAGCGGTTCGCTGCCGCAGCTGTGGAACCGCATCCTCGACCAGGTGCCGCTGCGGCCGATGGTGCAGGACGGCGTCGGCGTGGCCGGGCTGGACAACCTGGACGGCGTGGATCCGCTGCTGGCGGCGCTGCGCGCGCGCCAGGTCGCCTTCGACGTGGTGGTCGAACTGTTCGAGGAACTGCCCAGCTCGGCGGCCGACGGCAGCCACTTCCAGGCGCAGACCGCCGATGCCGCGCGCATCCAGAAACAGCTGGCGTGGGCGCAGCGCAGCGGCGCCGCCGGCATCTTCGCGTTCGCGCTGGACCCGTGGCTGTCGCAGGACTCGCCGCGCGCGCAGGCGCTGCGCCGGCAGTGGCGCGCCGGGCGCCCATAGCCGCCCGGCGCGCGCCTACAGGGCGCGGCCGATGATGTCGCGCAGGATCTCGCTGGTGCCGCCGAAGATGCGCAGCGCGCGCGCATCGGCCCAGGCGCGGCCGATGCCGTACTCGCTGCTGTAGCCGTACCCGCCGTGCAGCTGCAGCAGCGCGTCCAGCACCTGGCCCTGGATCTCGGTGGCGTTGAGCTTGGCCATCGCCGCGGTGGTCGCCTGCAGCCGGCCCTGCATGTGCGCGCCCAGGCACTGGTCGAGGAAACTGCGCAGCATCGCCAGCCGCGCCGCCGCGTCGGCGAGCACGAAACGGGTGTTCTGGTGGTCGATCAGGTGGCGGCCGAACGCCTTGCGCTGGCGTACGTAGGCCAGGGTCTGGTCGAGCATGCCCTCGGCCGAGGCCGCCGCGCGCAGCGCGATCGCCAGGCGTTCGGCGGCCAGTTGTTCGCCGAGGTAATCGAAGCCGCGCTGTTCTTCGCCGAGCAGGTGCGAGACCGGCACCGCCACGTCCTGGAAGAACAGCTCGCTGGTGTCCTGCGCGTGCTGGCCGATCTTGGCCATCGGCGCGCCGCGGACGACGCCGGGCAGTGCGGTGTCGACGCAGAACAGGCTCAAGCCGCGCGCGCCCAGTTCCGGCGCCACGGTCGCCACCACCACCGCCACGTCGGCGTTGCTGCCGTTGCTGATCCAGGTCTTCTGGCCGTTGAGCAGGTAGTGCTCGCCGTGGCGCACGGCGCGGGTGCGGATCGCCTTGAGGTCGCTGCCGGCGCCGGGCTCGGTCATCGCGATCGCGCCGATCGCCTCGCCGCGCGCCATCTTCGGCAACCATGCCGTGCGCACCGCGTCGCTGCCGTACTGCATCAGGTACGGCGCGACCATGTCCGAATGGATCGAGAAGCCGATGCCGAGGAAATTCGCCCGCGCCAGTTCCTCGATCACGCAGGCGGCATGCACGGCGTCGCCGCCCAGGCCGTAGGGCTCGGGCAGCTGGCAGTTGAGCAGGCCGGCCGCGCCGGCCGCACGCCACAGCGCGCGCGGGGTGATGCCGTCGCGCTCCCACTGCGCGTAGTGCGGGGCGATCTGGCTGTCGATGAAACGCCGCACCTGCGCACGGAACAGGGTGTGGTCTTCGCGGAACACGGGGCGCTCGCGCATGGCTCAGCGACCGACCGGATCGGTGCCGCTGAGCTGGCCCTGCAGCACCGGCGCGCTGCCGCTGCCGCTCAGGAACAGGCTGTAGTGGTCGCCGGGCTGCAGCGACGGCAGCGCCAGCGGCGCGCTGTCCTTGCTGCCGCACGTGGCGACCAGGCGGGCCTTGACCGGGTTGATCGCGCGCGCGCTGCTGGCGCCCGCGGCGACGGCCGGGAACACCACCGCGCCGCCGTCGGCGATCGCCAGCCGCGCCTGGCCGCAGCCGCCGGCCAGGTTGTAGAAGCGGATCTCGGCCTTGAGCGCATCGCTGCTGCCGCCGCCATCGGCCAGCACCGCCAGCGGTCGCGACGGCGCGGCCGGGTCCAGCACCAGGGTGGTGAAGCTGCCGGCGGCGACCTGCGCCTGCTCGCGCGCCTTGCCGGCCACGCGCAGCGCGAACGGCTTGCCGCCTTCGACGATGGCGTAGCGGGTGGCGCGGCTGGCCGGGCCGATGCGCTGTGCAGCGCCATTGCCGATGCCGACCTCGAGCGCGGCATCGCCCGGGTTGAGCACGCGCACGAACGCCGAACCGGCCGGCGGGCGCGCGGCGTACAGCTGCGCGAGGCGGCCTTCCGCGGCGTCCTGTTGGGCGGTGGCGGCCAGTGGCGCGAGCGCGGCGGCGGCAAGCAATGCGAGCATCCATTTCATCGTGGCGTTTCCTGGCTGCGGAGCATGCGCGCCATGGCATAGCGCTGCTCCAGTTGTTTGCGATCGACCTTGTCGCTGTTGCCGGTGGGCAACGCGTCCACGGCGATCAGTTCGGAGGGAATCATGTAGGCCGGCACGCGGCGAGCGAGTTGCCGCTTCCAGTCCCGCAGCGCATCCGGCAGCGGCCGTACCGCGCCGACGCCCGGCACCGACAGTTCGACGAAGCCGATCATCCGCACCAGGCTGCCATCGGGCCGGCGCAGCACCACGGCGGCACCGGCGACCACGCCGTCCAGGGTCGACAGCGCCGCATCCACTTCGGCCAGTTCGATGCGGTAGCCGTTGAGCTTGATCTGGTCGTCCCTGCGGCCGCGGAAGTAGAACCGTCCCTGCGCATCGACCTCGCCCAGGTCGCCGCTGCGGTAGGCGCGCTTGCCGTCGTGCTCGAACAGCACGCCCTGGTCGAGGTCGGGGCGGTCCAGATAGCCGCGCATCACGTGATCGCCGGCCATGCAGATCTCGCCGGCGTCGAGGAATACCTCGGCATACGGCTTGGCCACGCCGATCGGGAACGGGTTGGGTGCGGCCGCGCGCAGTGCGGCATCGATCTCCACCCAGGTGGTGGAACAGGTCGCTTCGGTCGGGCCGTAGGAGTTGACGATGCGCGCCTGCGGGAAGCGCGCCCACAGTTCTTCGGCCACGCGCGGGGTCAGCGACTCGGCGCCGAACACGAACACCTGCAGCGCGGGCAGGCGCTCGGCGCTGAAGCGCGGATTGAGCAGCTGCTGGCGCACGAACGAGGGCGTGGACGCCCACACCGCCACATCGGACTGGCGCAGATGGTCGACGAAACGGTCGCTGTCGGCGATCACCTCGCGCGGGCACAGCACGCAGCACCCGCCCAGGCCGAGCGCGCCGCACAGGTCGAACAGCGAGAAATCGAAGTTGAACAGCATCTGGTTGAGGAACGCCGGCGCCGGCCCCAGCGCCAGGCAGTCGCGGATCCAGCCGGCGAACAGGGCCACGCTGTCGCGGCCGATCTGCACGCCCTTGGGATCGCCGGTGCTGCCGGAGGTGAACATGATGTAGGCCAGCTCCGGCACCGCCAGCGCGCGCGCGTGGTCGGCACCAGCGCCGAACGCATCGGTGGCGGCGTCGTAGACCGCGGCGGCATGCACCAGCGCGACGATGCGCTGCAGCCGCGCCGGTGGATTGATGGTGTCCACCGGCACGTAGGTCACGCCCAGTTGCAGGCAGCCGAGCATGGCCACCACGAAGGCGGCCTGCTTGTGGCCCCAGATCACCAGCGCATGGCCTGGCTGCACGCCGGCCTGCTGCGCGCGGGCGACCCAGTGCTGCGTGGCCTGGTACACCCCGGCCCAGTCCAGCACGCCATCGGCATCGCGCAGCGCGGGCGCCTGCGCGGCGCGTTCGCACTCGACGAAACGGCATCGCTCGAAATCAAAGCGCATGCATGCGGCTCCTGGCGCGGTCCACGCTCAGCGCCGGTGCGCGGCGACGTAGTCGGCCAGCACCTGCACCGATTCGACCAGCGTGTCGATCTCGTCGATCGGCAGGGTCACGCCGAGACGGTCCTTGACCTCGACCATCAGCTGCACCTTGGACATCGAATCGAACAGCGATTCCATGTATTCGTCGGGCTGCACGCGGGTGCCGATCACGCTCTCGACGATGTCGCCCAGCTGGGCCTGGAGGGTCTGCATGTCCATGGGATTCACCTTGTCAGAACTGGAAATAGAGGAAACGCGATGCCTTGTGCAGGCTCGACAGGCACAGCGCGAGCAGCGACAGCATCGCCAGCAACCACGGCAGGTTCGGCTGCCAGCGCATCCACGCGCGCGGCGCCGGGCTCGGCTTGCTCAGCGCGGGCGAATACACGCCCATGATCTGGTGCGCGTTCGGCGCCAGCCATACGATCGCCAGCAGCAGCGCGATGTACAGCAACTGCACGTGGTGGCCGATCAGCAGGCGCCAGGCATCGCCCAGGCCCATGCCGGCGACAGGGCCGAGGCCGTGCAGGCTTTCCGCGCCGCGCAGGCCGGCCATGCCCTGCACCAATCGCCATGCATCGCCCACGCCGTCGGCGCGGAAGAACGCCTGCGCCACCAGCACCGCGGCGAAGGTCAGCAACAGGCAACCGACATGCTGCAGCGGATTGAACCTGCGCAGCGCCGCCGGCGTGCGGCCGACGACGAAGATGCGCCAGGCATGGTTGATCGCCAGGTAGGCGGCATGCAGCAGGCCGAAGATCAGGAACTGCAGGCCGGCGCCATGCCAGATGCCGGCCAGGCCCATCGCCCACACCGTGGGCAGCACGATCAACGACAGGAAGCCGCCCGCCGAGGCCACCGCGGCCGGGCCGCCGGCGCGCCCGTGGCGGCTGCGCCAGCGCGTCACCGCCATCGCCACCGGGTAGTACAGGTAGGCGGTGATGTAGCGGGTCAGGGTCATGTGCCAGCGCGACCAGAAATCGATCACGCTGGTCGCCTTGTACGGCGAGTTGAAGTTGAGCGGGAAGCGGATGCCGAACATCCGCGCCAGCCCCAGCGCCATGTCCGAGTAGCCGGAAAAATCGAAATACAGCTGCAGCGCGTAGCTCAACGCCGTGGCCCATGCGCCCCAGAACTGCAGCTCGCCGGTGCTGGCGAAACCGGCGTCGGCGTGCGGCGCGATGCTGTCGGCCAGCAGCACCTTCTTGGCCAGGCCGATCACGAACAGCATGCCGCCGACCGACAGGTTGTCGGCGTGGAAACGGTAGGTCTCGCGCCTGCTGAACTGCGGCATCATTTCCTTGTGGTGGAGGATGGGGCCGGCGATCAGGTGCGGGAAGAAGGTCACGAACAACACGTAGCTGAGCGGGCTGCGGTCGTTGACCAGACCGGCGCGGCAGTCGAGCAGGTAGCCGATCTGGGTGAAGGTGAAGAAGGAAATGCCCAGCGGCAGGATCAACGCATCCAGCGGGCCGACGTTGAGCCCCAGGTCGTGGGCGAAGGTGACCATCGCCGCGACGTACTTGTAGTGCACCAGCAACGCCAGGTCGGCGGCCACGCCCAGCGCGACGACCAGCAGTTGCAGCCGTGGCCGCGTCCCCAGCGCCAGCACGAGCAGGCTGACCAGGTAATTGAACGCGATCGAGCCGAGCAACAGCACCACGAACTGCGGATTCCACCAGCCGTAGAACACGATCGAGGCCACGCACAGCCACAGCGCGGCCAGGCGCGGTTGCAGCGCACCGAGCAGGTAGTGCACGCCCAGCGCGATCGGCAGGAACATCAGCAGGAACAGGAAGGAATTGAACAGCATCGTCGGTCGGCGCTCAGTCGATCCCGGCCAAGGCCGCCTGCTCGCCCTCGGTCAGCGGCAGGGACAGGGCCATTTCGGAGAATTCCCAGATCACCAGCTTCAGGCTCGGCGGCCAGTGCGCGCGCTGCGGCCAGGCCGCCAGCAGCGCGCCGGAGAACTGGCCGCCGTCCAGGCTCTGGTTCCACACTTCGCGGCCCAGGGCATTGCCCAGGCGCTCGGCGAACAGGCTGCGGCGTCCGTTGGAGCTGCCCAGCAGCAATACCTCCACCGGCGGCGTGTCATCCAACAAGCCGCCGCTGCGCAGCGGTGCGATGGTCTGCTGCGGTTCGCGATCCAGTGCCGGGCGCCAGGCCGGCGGCGCATGCTCCAGCCCGGCCAGCACGATCAGGTCGCCCATCCGCGGCGTCGGCGCACCGGGCGCGCCGACCGCGAACGCCTGCCCGCCGCGCCCGCCGAGCAGCGGCAGCGCGGAGGTGGCCACCGCGTCGGCGGCGCGCTGCGCGCCGATGCGGTTCATGTGCACGTCGGTGCGGAAGAACACCGGCGCCTGCCCTGCCTGCAGTACCGGCAGCAGATCGGTCGAGGCCACGCCCGCGGCGGCCAGCGCCTGTTGCCACTGCCCCAGCCGCGCGCGCATCGGCGCCGAATGGTGCAGGCCGCAGGTATGCGCCTGCTCGATCCGCGATTTGTCCGGCACCACCACCACCAGCAGGTGCACGCCCTGCGCCTGCAGTTGCCGCGACCAGTGCCGCATCAGGTGCACGCGCTGGGCCAACACCGGCGCGCCTGCGCCCGCAGGCGGACGCAGGCCATCGCGGTAGAACAACCAGTCCGGACAACCCAGCGCGACCTGCGGCCCCGGATCGCCGAGCAGCCGATAGCGCACCGCCGCGCCGACCAGGTCGGCACGCGCCTGCAGCGGCGGCTTCAATGCCGCATTGATCGCGCGGCCGGCCTCGCCATCGGCCCAGCGTGCAGGCGCCAGCGATGCCGCCGGCAGTTGGGCGTGGCCCAGCATCCGGCTTCCGCACAGCAGGCCGGCGACCAGCAATGCGGCCAACACCACGGCCGTGGCGATGTGCGCCCGCGCCGGCGCGGCCGCGGGCAGGGGCGCAGCTGCGCCGGGACGTGCACTCATCGGCTTACTGTCCCAGCGCCTTGTGCAGGCGCGCCTGCCACTGCTGCACGCTCATGATCGAGGCGTTGTCCCACTGGCCGCGCGCGTCCGGGCCCTGCCCATAGGTCGGCTCGAACATCTGCCACACCAGCACCTGCGGCTTGCGCTGCTGGAACTCGGGCGATTCCAGATACTCCAGCAGCGTCGCCCAGTGGCCGACATTGCCGGGCTTCCAGTTCACCGACACCGGGCGATCGAGCGCGTTGGACAATTTCTGCGGAAAACCGAAATACGGCTGCACCATGCTGTGCCCGGTGACGTGCACCGGTGCCGGCGCGTCGTCCAGCAGCGCCTGCTGCTCGGACTGGCGGCGCACGCTGAAGGTGTCGCGGCCGACCGCCTTGCGCTGCGCATCGGTCAGGAACAGTTCGGCCAGATCGCCGAAGCGGCGCTCCTTGATCTCGCTGCCCAGGGCCATGCCGGTGCCGTCCCGGCCCTGCAGGTGCGGCAGCTGCTGGCGGATCTGCGCGGCGACCGCCGTCGCCACCGCGTCGGCGGCCGGTTGGGTCCAATGCTGGTCGCTGCGGTAGAACACGTCCTGCCCGCCCTGCTTGACCTGGCGCAGCACCTGCAGCGCATCCACCGCCGGCACCTGCGCCGTCACCAGACCGGTGCGGACCAGCGCATAGCGGCCGCGTACGGCATCGCTCATGCGCTTGCCGTCGGGCAGCTTGTCCTCGTAGAACAGCGCCTTGTCCGGCAGCACCACGACCTCCAGCGCGATCCCGGCCGCGGCCAGCGCCGCGCGCGCCTCGGCGATCAACGCGGTGTTGCGCCCGATCGCGGCGCCATCGACCTCGCTCAGGCTGCCCCATGCAGGGAACAACCAGCCGTCCTTGCCGACCATCACGATCGAGGACTCCTGCGCCGCGCTGGCGCTGGCGCTGGCGCTGGCTGTGGCAGTTGGCGCCTGCGCCAGCACCGGCGCGGCGGCGAAGGCGCACAGCAGGCCAAGCCACAGCGCACGGGTAGGCACGGGAACAATCGGGGCGACAGGATCGGTCATGGCAGGTGTTTGGGCAGGCATCAGTAGGAGAAGGTGGCGGTGGCGAACAGGCCCTTGGCGCGTTGGGTATCGCCACCGCCGATCGCGAAGCGGTATTGCACGCTCAGGTCCAGGTAGGACCGCGCCGCGTTGTAGCGGTCCTCGCGGAACCAGTAGCGCGCGCCGACGCCGGGACCGGCGCCGAGCGACCAGCTGCGGTCGGTGTCGGACAGGGCGAACGCCTGCTCGCCGATCAGCGGGTAGTCGATGCCGCTGACCCGCGAGCGCTGGTCGAGCCAGTCCGCGGCCACCACCAGAGACGGGGTCAGCACCCAGCGGGTCTGCTCGGCGCCGAAGCGGTAGCTGCGCCCGGCATGCAGTTCCGCGGCGGCGAACCATTGCGCGCGATGCAGGCGGCCATCGGAGGCGAGCAGGGTTTCGACCGGCGCGCCGCCGCTGTCCAGCCGATCCACGCTGAAGCGCGCGCGGTTGTCGTCCCAGCTGTAGCCGGCCTGCGCATAGCCGCTCAGCGTCCACCACTGGTTCACGTCGGTGCGCACGCCGGTGCCGTGGTAGAAGCCGTAGGTCAGGTAGGACATCCAGCCGCCGGCACCGCGGTCCAGGCGATAGCGCGCCTGCGTATTGATCTGCTGCGGCTGGTTGGAGTCGCGCTGGATGCGGCACTGGATCGCGGCCGCGTCCGGATAGACGCCGCCGTTGCGGGTGCCGCTGCCGAGGAACTGGCGGCGCTCGATGCCCGCGCTCAGGCCGGTGCGGCCGAACGCGTAGCGCACGCC includes these proteins:
- a CDS encoding cell division protein FtsQ, with the protein product MSARPGAAAPLPAAAPARAHIATAVVLAALLVAGLLCGSRMLGHAQLPAASLAPARWADGEAGRAINAALKPPLQARADLVGAAVRYRLLGDPGPQVALGCPDWLFYRDGLRPPAGAGAPVLAQRVHLMRHWSRQLQAQGVHLLVVVVPDKSRIEQAHTCGLHHSAPMRARLGQWQQALAAAGVASTDLLPVLQAGQAPVFFRTDVHMNRIGAQRAADAVATSALPLLGGRGGQAFAVGAPGAPTPRMGDLIVLAGLEHAPPAWRPALDREPQQTIAPLRSGGLLDDTPPVEVLLLGSSNGRRSLFAERLGNALGREVWNQSLDGGQFSGALLAAWPQRAHWPPSLKLVIWEFSEMALSLPLTEGEQAALAGID
- a CDS encoding twin-arginine translocation pathway signal, yielding MPTRALWLGLLCAFAAAPVLAQAPTATASASASASAAQESSIVMVGKDGWLFPAWGSLSEVDGAAIGRNTALIAEARAALAAAGIALEVVVLPDKALFYEDKLPDGKRMSDAVRGRYALVRTGLVTAQVPAVDALQVLRQVKQGGQDVFYRSDQHWTQPAADAVATAVAAQIRQQLPHLQGRDGTGMALGSEIKERRFGDLAELFLTDAQRKAVGRDTFSVRRQSEQQALLDDAPAPVHVTGHSMVQPYFGFPQKLSNALDRPVSVNWKPGNVGHWATLLEYLESPEFQQRKPQVLVWQMFEPTYGQGPDARGQWDNASIMSVQQWQARLHKALGQ